One genomic region from Cydia amplana chromosome Z, ilCydAmpl1.1, whole genome shotgun sequence encodes:
- the LOC134661599 gene encoding sodium/potassium/calcium exchanger 3-like, translated as MPGLKLLAAVLCIFISHVLATEEFNVTDETVYLALVNKNGDIVYMKEELSRKLAEERDVWHWTPWMRTRTELYDNVLAESECVDGNSIESFPDGLFDDDQLRAGAFILYAIFGMYSFTLLAIVCNDFFIPCVENICEDLNIPQNVAAATFMSVATSAPEFFVNVIATFIAESDMGIGTIIGSAIFNALGVAAIGGIAAIRVIKIDPVPVTRDVLIYIVNVSVLVVIVWDGQVDWYEALVLAILYILYFILMFNSVRLFMFLSRLFNKCFKRQSEDINERASIPNTEELDKPVEEGVEDKDVNGHAVNGDSKNVDADDPSKPKKSLFRFPKEKGWPYKCWWLYTWPLKLLLGMTVPSPFTRRKWYPFAFFMCIIWIGVNSYCVTWSMTVIGHTFFIPDSVMGMTFLAFGGCLPEACSIFIMSRRGEGGMGVSNALGANSLAILFALGVPWLIRTLTLLARGEDAVVYINSTGIDFVVGSLLVAVTCLWITLYIGKYTLRKTVGCVLAVFYVIFITFAILVEMGIILDRAVAFCG; from the exons ATGCCGGGTCTGAAGCTTCTTGCGGCGGTTCTTTGCATCTTCATCTCACATGTCTTGGCAACAGAAGAATTTA ATGTCACTGACGAAACGGTGTATTTAgcgttagttaataaaaatgggGACATAGTTTATATGAAGGAAGAGTTGTCGAGAAAGTTGGCGGAGGAGCGAGATGTGTGGCACTGGACGCCGTGGATGCGCACTAGGACAGAACTCTATGATAATGTCTTGGCCGAGTCTGAGTGCGTCGACGGCAATTCGATCGAGAGTTTTCCCGACGGCTTATTTGACG ATGATCAATTGCGAGCAGGAGCGTTCATCCTGTATGCGATTTTCGGCATGTATTCGTTCACACTGCTGGCTATAGTATGCAACGACTTCTTTATACCGTGCGTGGAAAATATATGCGAGGATTTAAATATACCACAG AATGTGGCAGCAGCGACGTTCATGTCAGTGGCGACGTCCGCTCCGGAGTTTTTCGTTAACGTTATAGCTACGTTTATCGCCGAGTCTGACATGGGCATCGGGACCATCATCGGCTCAGCCATCTTTAACGCCCTCGGCGTAGCTGCAATCGGCGGCATTGCTGCTATCAGA gtaaTCAAAATTGATCCTGTACCAGTTACTAGAGATGTTCTCATTTACATTGTGAACGTTAGCGTTCTGGTGGTGATCGTGTGGGATGGCCAGGTGGACTGGTACGAGGCCCTGGTACTGGCCATATTGTACATCCTCTACTTCATCCTTATGTTCAACAGCGTGCGGTTGTTCATGTTCCTTAGCAGGCTATTCAACAAGTGCTTCAAGCGTCAAAGCGAAGACA TAAACGAGCGGGCTAGCATTCCAAATACAGAAGAACTTGACAAACCTGTGGAAGAAGGAGTGGAAGACAAAGATGTGAACGGCCACGCCGTCAACGGCGATAGCAAGAATGTAGACGCCG ATGACCCAAGTAAACCTAAGAAGAGTTTGTTCCGGTTCCCAAAAGAGAAAGGCTGGCCATACAAGTGTTGGTGGTTGTACACTTGGCCGCTGAAGCTGCTGCTGGGGATGACGGTGCCGTCGCCGTTCACGAGGCGGAAGTGGTACCCGTTCGCTTTCTTCATGTGCATCATCTGGATCGGAGTCAACTCTTACTGCGTCACGTGGAGCATGACAGTTATAG GTCACACATTCTTCATTCCCGACTCGGTCATGGGGATGACATTCCTGGCCTTCGGGGGGTGCCTACCTGAAGCGTGTTCTATATTCATCATGTCTAGAAGAG GTGAGGGCGGTATGGGAGTCTCGAACGCGTTAGGGGCCAACTCTTTGGCCATCTTGTTCGCGTTGGGTGTGCCTTGGCTGATCCGCACGCTGACGCTGCTCGCGCGAGGCGAGGATGCCGTCGTGTACATAAACTCCACTGGTATCGACTTTGTAGTAGGCTCTTTATTAGTAGCGGTCACTTGTCTTTGGATAACTCTATACATAGGAAAGTATACTCTCAGGAAAACAGTGGGGTGTGTTCTAGCTGTGTTTTATGTAATTTTCATAACTTTTGCTATTCTTGTCGAAATGGGCATAATCTTGGATAGGGCGGTCGCATTCTGTGGTTAA